A single genomic interval of Vallitalea longa harbors:
- a CDS encoding LacI family DNA-binding transcriptional regulator has product MVSIKDVAKKANVSISSVSNALNGRANVSEETRKRIVEIAKEMNYYPNTMARNLKVKRTKTVALCFSEFDRNFYFQIIKGINDCVVHNGYDLIICAHHSIEKFLRNGFIDGAMVLDKNVSDELILSAVSDELPIVVLDRELEGKNIYSVVVDNYRAMRDLVNELIVKGYTRFSYVSGVEHTQDNIERYEGMKDTLNEKGIEFISKNYYHGDFTEKSGYQSAKLMIISKNIPEVVICANDNMAIGVIKAFKESDIRIPEDVSVIGFDDIELANYLEPHLTTISTPKYEWGMYAATILFRILVEHEESIIPNKIQANIRWRQTSR; this is encoded by the coding sequence ATGGTAAGCATTAAAGATGTCGCTAAAAAAGCGAATGTATCCATATCATCTGTATCTAATGCACTTAATGGTAGAGCAAATGTTAGCGAAGAAACAAGAAAGCGTATAGTGGAGATAGCAAAAGAAATGAACTATTACCCAAATACTATGGCTAGAAATCTGAAAGTTAAACGAACTAAAACAGTTGCTTTATGTTTTAGTGAATTCGACAGGAATTTCTATTTCCAAATAATAAAGGGAATAAATGACTGTGTGGTACACAATGGTTATGACCTAATAATATGTGCTCATCATTCAATAGAAAAATTTCTAAGAAATGGTTTTATTGATGGAGCTATGGTTTTAGATAAAAATGTTTCAGATGAGTTGATATTGTCAGCAGTAAGTGATGAATTACCTATTGTTGTGCTAGATAGAGAGCTAGAGGGAAAAAATATCTATTCAGTGGTTGTAGATAATTATAGAGCCATGCGTGATTTGGTTAATGAATTGATTGTAAAAGGATATACTCGATTTTCTTATGTTAGTGGTGTTGAACATACTCAAGATAATATAGAGCGTTATGAAGGCATGAAAGATACGCTTAATGAAAAAGGTATTGAATTTATATCTAAGAATTATTATCATGGTGATTTTACAGAAAAAAGTGGTTATCAATCAGCTAAACTTATGATTATAAGTAAGAACATACCAGAAGTAGTGATCTGTGCAAATGACAATATGGCTATAGGAGTAATAAAAGCTTTTAAAGAATCAGATATAAGAATTCCTGAAGATGTAAGTGTAATAGGATTTGATGATATTGAGTTGGCTAATTATCTAGAACCACATCTTACCACTATATCAACTCCAAAATATGAGTGGGGTATGTACGCAGCTACTATATTATTCAGAATACTAGTGGAACATGAAGAAAGCATAATACCTAATAAAATACAAGCAAATATAAGATGGAGACAAACAAGTAGATAA
- a CDS encoding ABC transporter substrate-binding protein: MLKKISVILVSILIISTIAVGCKSESASDTQSTDTTQTTGSKVKDVTITIFQSKVEITEQLEKLAKEYSDMTDGVEVEVWGTTGDDYMTQLQTKLGAGQGPTILSAGVGTEAEDLSDYLYDLSNEEYVKYIAPGMEVRSKDGKLIGIPYGAEGFGFVYNKSLVDASKITDYDSFSNTLKELKESDVQAVSLTKEAYFLIAHILNVPFALQDDPEAFVEELTNGTKKMTGNPIFEEWAKFMEIIKSEGVNPLEINYDTQTGDFATGKTAMIHQGNWAYGMFDSYDIDFDMGILSMPVNGNDKISVGIPNSWGINASASEDEIKAALEFLDWLFTSEKGQSYIVDKFGFIPAMTNMKTDTLDPLGKEVAEYTASGKTLPWVFNIWPAGIVNNDFVPATQKFFSNEKMTGNEFLQELDKAWENATK; this comes from the coding sequence ATGTTAAAGAAAATAAGTGTCATATTAGTTTCAATCTTGATCATTTCAACAATTGCAGTTGGTTGTAAATCTGAGTCTGCTTCAGATACTCAATCTACAGATACAACACAAACTACTGGTTCAAAAGTTAAAGATGTAACAATAACTATATTTCAATCGAAAGTAGAGATAACAGAACAACTAGAAAAATTGGCAAAAGAATACAGTGACATGACAGATGGTGTTGAAGTTGAAGTATGGGGTACAACTGGTGATGATTATATGACTCAACTTCAAACTAAACTAGGTGCTGGTCAAGGACCTACAATACTTTCTGCTGGGGTTGGTACTGAAGCAGAAGATTTAAGTGATTATCTGTATGATCTATCCAATGAAGAATACGTTAAGTACATAGCTCCAGGTATGGAGGTTAGGAGTAAAGATGGTAAATTGATTGGTATACCATATGGTGCTGAAGGATTTGGATTTGTATATAATAAATCCTTAGTAGATGCTTCAAAAATAACAGATTATGATTCTTTTTCTAATACATTAAAAGAATTGAAAGAATCAGATGTTCAAGCAGTGAGTTTAACAAAAGAAGCATATTTCTTGATAGCACATATATTAAATGTTCCATTTGCACTTCAAGATGATCCAGAAGCCTTTGTTGAAGAATTGACCAATGGTACTAAGAAAATGACTGGTAATCCTATTTTTGAAGAATGGGCTAAATTTATGGAAATTATAAAAAGTGAAGGAGTGAATCCATTAGAGATTAATTATGATACTCAGACTGGTGATTTCGCTACTGGGAAAACTGCAATGATTCACCAAGGAAACTGGGCTTATGGTATGTTTGATAGCTACGATATAGATTTTGATATGGGTATTTTATCAATGCCTGTGAATGGAAACGATAAAATAAGTGTTGGAATTCCAAATTCATGGGGAATTAATGCCAGTGCTTCCGAAGATGAGATAAAAGCCGCCCTTGAATTCTTAGATTGGTTATTTACAAGTGAAAAAGGTCAATCATATATAGTTGATAAATTCGGTTTTATACCTGCTATGACCAATATGAAAACAGATACACTAGACCCTCTTGGAAAAGAAGTTGCAGAGTATACTGCTTCTGGAAAAACATTACCTTGGGTATTTAACATATGGCCAGCAGGAATTGTCAATAATGATTTTGTTCCAGCTACACAGAAATTCTTCTCAAATGAGAAAATGACAGGTAATGAATTTTTACAAGAACTAGATAAAGCTTGGGAAAATGCAACAAAATAA
- a CDS encoding carbohydrate ABC transporter permease, translated as MKKSKKKMWFAVFTLPTVFIFLTVVLIPFSMGIVYSFFEWDGMALHEKKFIGFSNYINMFSDERFISSIWITVKYTLIAALIINVLGLLFALLVTQKLKVRNTLRTMFFMPNLIGGLILGFIWQFIFMKVFEQIGSSTGLDNIFFNWILDEKFALFAIILVSTWQMAGYIMIIYITGIQSIPTELLEAAKVDGAGYFQRFKSIMFPLLTPAFTVSLFLSLSNSFKIYDVNLSLTGGGPYNSTEMFAMNVYNEIFSYKNFGYGQSKAVMFFFFVALITLVQVYLSKKREVEM; from the coding sequence ATGAAAAAAAGTAAAAAGAAAATGTGGTTCGCAGTGTTTACATTACCGACAGTTTTTATTTTTTTAACAGTAGTCTTAATACCTTTTAGTATGGGAATTGTATACTCTTTCTTTGAATGGGATGGAATGGCTCTACATGAGAAAAAATTTATTGGTTTCAGCAATTATATCAATATGTTTTCTGACGAAAGATTTATTTCATCCATTTGGATAACTGTCAAATATACATTAATAGCTGCATTGATCATTAATGTTTTAGGATTATTGTTTGCACTTTTGGTTACTCAAAAACTTAAAGTAAGAAATACCTTAAGAACTATGTTTTTTATGCCTAATCTTATTGGAGGACTTATATTAGGTTTCATATGGCAGTTTATATTCATGAAAGTGTTTGAACAAATAGGAAGTTCTACAGGACTTGATAATATATTTTTTAATTGGATATTAGATGAGAAATTTGCATTATTTGCCATAATCCTAGTTAGTACTTGGCAGATGGCTGGTTATATAATGATTATATATATTACAGGAATACAGAGTATTCCTACAGAATTATTAGAGGCAGCAAAAGTTGATGGAGCAGGATATTTCCAGAGATTTAAAAGTATTATGTTCCCACTTCTTACACCTGCATTTACTGTAAGTTTATTTCTGAGTTTATCCAATTCCTTCAAGATATATGATGTCAACTTATCGTTAACTGGTGGAGGACCTTATAACTCGACTGAGATGTTTGCTATGAATGTTTATAATGAGATATTCAGTTACAAGAACTTCGGATATGGACAATCAAAAGCAGTAATGTTCTTTTTCTTTGTGGCTTTGATTACCTTGGTTCAAGTATATTTAAGCAAGAAAAGAGAGGTTGAGATGTAA